Proteins encoded in a region of the Trichosurus vulpecula isolate mTriVul1 chromosome 9, mTriVul1.pri, whole genome shotgun sequence genome:
- the LOC118830744 gene encoding coronin-1C-like, giving the protein MTSAMMTSGFPRVTWNSSFCAVNPRFVAIIVEASGGGAFLVLPLHKTGRIDKSYPTICGHTGPVLDINWCPHSDQVIASGSRDCTVMVWQIPENGLTLSLTEPMVILEGHSKRVGIVAWHPTACNVLLSAGCDNAVIIWNVGTGEALINLDDMHSDTIYNVSWNRNGSLICMASKDKKVRVTDPRKQEIIAEKEKAHEGARPMRAIFVADGNVFTTGFSRMSKRQLALWNPKNMQEPIALHGMDTSNGILLPFYDPDTSIIYLCGKGDSSFRYFEITDESPYVHYLNTFSSKEPQRGMGYMPKRGLDIDKCEIARFFKLHERTCKPIIMTVPRESDFFQDDLYPDTAGPEASLEAEEWFEGRNADLFLISLKHGYVPGKNHDLKVKNLLDNEPSVNKKGGLMGPTKGVADGMGTV; this is encoded by the coding sequence ATGACCAGTGCTATGATGACATCCGGGTTTCCCCGCGTCACCTGGAATAGCTCCTTTTGTGCGGTCAACCCCCGATTTGTCGCCATCATTGTAGAAGCAAGCGGGGGCGGGGCATTCCTTGTGCTGCCCTTACACAAGACTGGTAGAATTGACAAATCCTACCCAACCATATGTGGCCACACAGGACCCGTGCTCGACATCAACTGGTGTCCCCACAGTGACCAGGTCATCGCCAGTGGTTCCAGGGATTGCACAGTGATGGTATGGCAGATCCCCGAAAATGGACTCACTCTTTCCCTGACTGAACCCATGGTGATTTTGGAAGGCCATTCCAAGAGAGTTGGCATAGTGGCATGGCATCCAACTGCATGCAACGTTCTGCTCAGTGCAGGTTGTGACAATGCCGTCATCATCTGGAACGTGGGGACGGGGGAAGCCCTCATAAACCTGGATGACATGCACTCAGACACGATCTATAACGTGAGCTGGAACAGAAACGGCAGTCTGATTTGTATGGCgtccaaagacaaaaaagtgaGAGTGACTGACCCCAGGAAGCAAGAGATCATAGCCGAGAAAGAAAAGGCACACGAAGGAGCTCGGCCCATGAGAGCCATCTTTGTGGCAGACGGCAATGTCTTTACCACTGGCTTCAGCCGCATGAGTAAGCGGCAGCTCGCCCTCTGGAATCCGAAAAATATGCAAGAACCCATCGCCCTTCATGGAATGGACACCAGCAATGGCATATTACTGCCCTTCTATGACCCTGACACCAGCATCATCTACTTGTGTGGGAAGGGTGACAGCAGCTTCCGTTATTTTGAGATCACGGATGAATCCCCCTATGTCCACTACCTCAACACATTCAGCAGCAAAGAACCCCAGCGGGGGATGGGCTACATGCCCAAGAGAGGGCTGGACATCGACAAATGTGAGATTGCCAGATTCTTCAAACTCCATGAGAGGACGTGTAAGCCCATTATCATGACTGTTCCAAGGGAGTCGGACTTTTTCCAGGATGACCTGTATCCAGACACAGCAGGACCCGAAGcctctctggaggcagaggaaTGGTTTGAGGGCAGGAATGCTGACCTGTTCCTCATTTCCCTGAAACACGGCTATGTTCCTGGCAAGAACCATGACCTCAAGGTGAAGAACCTGCTGGACAACGAGCCCTCGGTCAACAAGAAAGGCGGCCTGATGGGCCCCACCAAGGGAGTGGCCGACGGTATGGGCACCGTGTAA